A stretch of DNA from Thermanaerosceptrum fracticalcis:
ATTACACACGGCATCCTCCCCAAAGGTCAAGGCAAGATCATGATTAAAGGGGAAAAGATTGGTCAAGAAATGAAAATCACTATCAGCGATAACGGTATAGGCTTCAGCAAAGAAAAGTTAGAAAACATCTTAAGTGAAGGATTTCAAGGTAAAAGTATAGGTTTAAGAAATGTCAATAACCGGCTGATTAATATTTATGGTCAAGAGTACAGACTAAGGATAAGCAGTATAAAAGGAAAAGGAACCACAGTAGAAATTACAATTCCTTTAAGAGGTGGGAAAGATGAACATCCGGGCGTTAGTGGTGGATGATGAAAGGCCGGCCAGGAATGAATTAATATATCTCATCAAAAAGATAGGTGGCATAGAAGTTTGTGGGGAAGCTTCTTCTGCCCTTGAGGCTCTTAAAAAGGTTGTGGAACTTCGACCCGAACTGGTTTTCCTGGACATTCAAATGGAACCGGTAAACGGGATCGTTTTGGCCAGAAAAATAATGGAGGACCCCCATCCACCCTTTATCGTTTTTGCTACGGCTTATGACAAATACGCAGTTGAGGCTTTTGAGATCAATGCCATGGATTATATATTAAAACCTTTTTCCGAAGGAAGAATTAGAACCACCATAGAGCGTATTCTAGACAAGATCAACGAAAATAAATCTTACAACGTCAACAATAAAGAGCAACTGCTAGATCTGCTGGAAAAACTAACAGAAAAAAAGACTTTCGAAAAAATACCTGTCTGGCAAGGAGACAGGATAATCCTGTTAGACCCGGAAGATATCGTTTTTATTGTTACCACCGAGGGTAAAAATACAGTATTGAAAACAGTGACGGGCGAATATGAAGCCAGCTATTCCATAGGTGAAATGGAAGAAAGCTTGTCGCACAGCGTATTTTTTAAACCCCACAGGAGCTTTCTCATAAACTTAAATTATATTAAAGAGATCGAGCCATGGTTCCATAATACCTACCAACTGGTCATGAAGAATTATGAAAATGAGAAGATTCCGGTATCCCGTAACCGGGTTAAGGAGTTTAAGAAAGCCATAAATCTAAAAAAGTAATAAAAGCCACTTTACGCCCTAAAAAGATATTTTTAGGGTTATTTTTATGCAATTTAAGTCAACCAGACTGACTTTACTTTAAATTTAAGGTATCTTAAGTATACAAAATACTAAGGGAGGTCGTTGAACATGGTAACGTTTCTCGCATCCATTCTTTTATTAATTGGCGGTTACTTTGTTTACGGTAAAATTGTAGAAAAAGCATTTGGTGTTGATGAAACACGGCCAACCCCTGCTACTTCCATGGCAGACGGTGTTGACTATGTACCCATGGGATGGAAGAAAATTTTCCTGATCCAATTTTTAAACATTGCCGGATTAGGCCCCATCTATGGTGCCATTTCCGGGGCCCTCTGGGGACCGGCGGCTTTCCTGTGGATTGTCTTTGGCGCTATTTTTGCAGGAGCAGTCCATGACTTCTTTTCGGGAATGCTCTCGGTCCGGCACAATGGGGCCAGCATCTCAGAAATAGTAGGTATTTATTTAGGTGATACCGCCAAACAGATCATGAGAGTATTTTCCATCATCCTGTTAATCCTGGTAGGAACAGTATTTATGCTGGGTCCCGCTAAGTTATTAGCCAGCCTGACTCCAGATATCTTGACAACTAATGTCTGGCTTGCCATCATCTTCGTCTATTACTTCCTGGCTACCATCCTTCCCATCGATAAATTAATCGGAAGATTCTATCCCATTTTTGGTGCTGCTTTAATATTCATGGCAGTGGGGATTTCCGTAGGTCTGATTTTTAAAGGATACACCCTGCCTGAATTGACCCTGGCTAATTTACACCCCAAAGGATTGCCTATCTGGCCCTTGCTCTTTATCACTATCGCTTGTGGTGCTATCAGCGGGTTCCATGCTACTCAGTCGCCCATGATGGCACGTTGCCTGCAAAACGAAAAACAGGGTAGAAAAGTATTTTATGGCGCAATGATTGCTGAAGGAATCATTGCCCTGATCTGGGCAGCCGGTGCTATTGCTTTCTTCCACGGCACAGACGGATTGGCAGCAGCTTTAGCCAAAGGTGGGCCTGGCGCCGTTGTTCACACCATTTCTACCAGTGTTCTCGGTGTATTTGGCGGTGTGTTAGCCATGTTAGGCGTTATCGCCTGCCCCATTACCTCCGGGGATACGGCCTTCAGGAGTGCGCGTTTAACTATTGCCGACTCCTTTAACCTGAAACAAGGTAAGCCACTGGCTCGCTTACAACTGGCTGTTCCTCTTTTCATTGTTGCCTTTCTTCTAACCAGAATTAACTTCGATATTGTGTGGCGTTACTTTGCCTGGTCCAACCAGACACTGGCCATGATTGTCCTGTGGACCGCTGCCGTATATCTTAAAAGCATCGCCAAAAACCACTGGATTGCTACAGTTCCAGCAACCTTTATGACAGCGGTGACAGTGACTTATATCTTCCAGGCTCCGGAAGGATTCGGTTTACCCACAACCGTTTCTTACCCCATCGGTCTAATCGCAGCGGCCGTTGCCTTAGGTTGCTTTCTCTTGATTAAAGGCAAGACAAGAAGAAACGAAAAACTAAAACCGGCATTAACGAAATAGTTAATAAAACTGGCTGTTGAATATTTCAACAGCCAGTTTCGTTTACATAAATTTATATATTTAAACCCGGCAAGAAGATCCTAAAGGTTGTTCCTTTTCCTTCCTTACTCTCCACAGTAATTGTACCTCCATGGGCATCGACGATATTTTTAACAATGGAGAGTCCTAACCCGGTGCCGCCGCTTTCCCTGTTCCGGGATTTGTCAGCCCGGTAAAATCTCTCAAATATATAAGGTAAATCCTTGACCAGTATGCCTGCACCGGTATCACTTACGTTAATCACGAACCCTTCATCATCTTTCCCTACACTAATTTTGATAGATCCTTTTTTAGCATAGCGAATGGCATTACTCATAAGGTTAATTAAAACCTGTTCTATCCGGAACCTGTCTGCCCAGATCTCAGTGGCATCGTCACATACTTCACATTGAAAAGCCAAACCTTCCTGATCCAGAGCAGATTTAAACTTATCCCTTAGCTGTAGACAAAGTTGTTCCACATCAACCCATTCTTTATTCAGCTTGATCGCTCCTGTTTGTAAACGGGAAAGCTCCAGCAAGTCATCAACAAGTCTTTTTAACCTGTTAGCTTCATCATGGATGATTTTAAGGAAACTTTTTCTTTGCTCTGGGTTATCTGCTAACCCGTCCATAATGGCCTCGGCATATCCCTGAATCAGACTGATAGGTGTACGCAATTCATGGGAAACATTGGCCACAAACTCTTTGCGCATTTGTTCTAATTTTCGCTCCCGGGTCACATCCTGCAAAACAATGACTACCCCGATAATTTCCTCATTCTCAGGCTGAAAGAGGGGTGAAAGCCTTACAGACAGAGTTTTATCAGATAGGGATATTTCCCCTTTTTTAATGGTTCTTTCTTTTATGACCTCATTAAACAGCACATTTACTTCGGCCAGGTGAACACACTCTGTTAATAATGCAGCTTCTTTAATTTCTCCACAATCGTTAAGGAGTTTCTTGGCCTGGGGGTTATACAGGATTATCCGCCCGGCAGAATCAAGGGTTATTACGCCATCTGTCATACTGGTCAGCACATTTTCCAGTTTCTCTTTCTCGTATGACAGAGCAGAGATATTTTGCCTTAACTGAGCGGACAAGAAATTAAAGGTAGCACTGAGCACACCTATTTCATCACTGGACAGGACCGGTATTCTATGATTGAAGTTGCCCTTGGCCATTTCCATGGCCACTTCATTCATTTTAATCAGAGGCCTGGAAAGGTTCTTGGAAAGAAAAAAGGCCAAAATAGAGGCTAACACGATGGACCCCAGGAGACCAAAGTAAATCAGTCGTCTCAAAGACTCCAAAGTTGCTGTAATGGGAGCTACCGGGGTATACATGAGGATAGCCTTTTTTATTTCATTGTCAACTGTAATGGGTAAGGCTACAGACAGCATCTGGGTGTCAAAATGATGATGAAAACCACGTTTGATGGCGATCTGTCCATTAAAAACTTCCGCCAGTTCTGTATCCTGAAAAACCGACCCCGGCGGCAGCTGCATCATGGTATTACAGGCCTGTATCTGCCCTTCTCTATCCACAATAAGGATATGAGCATTAATAATACGGGATACTATCTCTATCTGGTTACTAACTTCCAGGCTATGGGGTGCATTCTTATATAAATCTGCTATTTGCTGTCCCTGGTTAATAAGGTTTTTGGCAATCTGGGAGTAATAGAAATTTTCCACGAGCTGAAAGAGACCCATACTGAGGAGAGTCAGAATAATTATCATAAGAATAACGATAGCCACCCATAATTTGGCTACCACACTTTTTCTAATCATTTAATTCACCTCAAACTTGTAGCCCACACCCCAGACAGTCTTAATATACTGGTCACCCTTTTCCCCCAATTTTTCCCGGAGTTTTTTGATGTGGGTATCCACTGTACGCAGGTCACCATAGTATTCATAATCCCATACCGTTTCCATAATCTTTTCCCTGGTTAAAACTTTTCCTTTATTCTGGGCTAAATAAACAAGAAGGTCGAATTCTTTTGGTGTTAAAATAATATGTTCACCTGCCAAGGTAATTTCCCGGCCAGGGACGTTTATCTCCATATCTCCTGCTTTGATGATCTCTACAGTTTCCAGGGGATTATTCGATCTTTTTAACAGGGCTTTGACCCTAGCCACCAGTTCCCGGGGACTAAAAGGTTTCACCACATAATCATCCCCGCCCAGTTCAAAGCCTAAGAGACGTTCATATTCTTCACCCCTGGCAGTTAAAAATATTACAGGACTATCGGAAAAGCGCCTGATCTCTTTACAGAGGGCAAACCCATCCATCTTAGGCATCATCACATCTATAATGAAAAGATGAAATTCTTCTCCTTCTTCGATCTTTTTTAACGCCTCCTGTCCATTTTCCGCCGTTACTACCCGGTAGTGTTCTTTAGTTAGGTATAAAGAAACTAACTCTCTAATACCGGACTCATCGTCAACCACCAGAATGTTCCTTTTATATCCTGCCACTGTAATTCCTCCTTTTTCTCCAATATTCCAAATTATATCATTTTTATCCTTCATTTATTTGGTTCAGCAGTAATCAACTTTACAATATCCATAAACAGATTTTCTACCTTTAAGATTCTCATTCCTGACATCTCAATATTTCTTTCCGTTCTCCGGTTGATGTTAACACCGCTGTATTTCACAGAGAAAGGATTAAGCCAATCCATCACAGGCCCTAGAAGAACATTCTCACTGCGTACATGTTCCAAAAGATAGAGCCTACCCCCGGGTTTGGCCACACGACGTAGTTCTTTAAATCCTTTAATCGCATCAGGTACAGAACAAAATACACAAGCAGTGATTATGGTATCGAAGGTATTATCCGGAAAAGGCAAGTTTTGAATATCTGCCAATAGTAATTCTATTGGAACCTTGCTTAGAGATAATTTTTCTTTTGCTCTTTCCAACATCTTGGGACTGAAATCAACAGCAACTACTTTAACACCTTCCGGATAATAGGGAAGATTAGCCCCTGTGCCCACTCCGGCTTCTAAAACCAGCCCTTGTGCCTTAGAGCATAAGGTTTTTCTCCATTTTCCCATCATCATTCTTTCCATAGGAGCGAGCAGCCTGTCATAACTCTCTGCCTTTTTATCGTATTTCTCTCTAACCTCAGTGGTCATTTTATCATCCATGGCATCATACCTCTTTGATCATAGCAAAAAAATTATTTTTGGGACATTCCTTTATAATAATCACTACCATAAGTCTACAACAAAGACTTGTCCAAATTGTTATTATTTTATGAAGCAATTGTGAACTTTTACAAATACTGACCAAAAGAACCTGTACAGGAAAACCTATACTTTACTACTAATAAAGCGTGAGGATAAATCTCTCACGCTTTTTGTTCTATGGTTTCAGTACCTCTTTCAAAATGGCCTGCATTTCGGGCGTCTTCATCGTTTCCACCATGGCCTGGCGCATTTCCGGTGTTTTCATCATCTCCACCATGGCTTGTCTCATTTCCGGTGTTTTCATCATTTCCACCATAGCCTGCCGTATCTCAGGTGTTTTCATCATTTCTACCATGCCATAGCGGGCCTCCGGCGTTGTCATCATATCTCTCATCATGTTAAAACCATAATTATTATCAGTCCCCGGGCGACGTTGTGGTGCACAGGCGGAAACTATCAATGAAAATACTAGTAGTAAACAAAGGAATTTACATATTTTTCTTATATGCAAAATGTATTTCCCTCCTCCCATAGATCATTTTTCTCTTTTATTTTGTGCAAAACCGGCTCTAAAAAATACTAGGCCTAATGTTAATTCGTAATTTTTTCATGTTTATTAGTAATTTTTTTGTTATTCACAAGGGTAAAGAGCAAACTGCAACTCTGGAAGAAGTAACGGCCAATACCCACGGTCTCTCCGAATTGGCTCAGGATTTACATAAT
This window harbors:
- a CDS encoding LytR/AlgR family response regulator transcription factor; amino-acid sequence: MNIRALVVDDERPARNELIYLIKKIGGIEVCGEASSALEALKKVVELRPELVFLDIQMEPVNGIVLARKIMEDPHPPFIVFATAYDKYAVEAFEINAMDYILKPFSEGRIRTTIERILDKINENKSYNVNNKEQLLDLLEKLTEKKTFEKIPVWQGDRIILLDPEDIVFIVTTEGKNTVLKTVTGEYEASYSIGEMEESLSHSVFFKPHRSFLINLNYIKEIEPWFHNTYQLVMKNYENEKIPVSRNRVKEFKKAINLKK
- a CDS encoding carbon starvation protein A gives rise to the protein MVTFLASILLLIGGYFVYGKIVEKAFGVDETRPTPATSMADGVDYVPMGWKKIFLIQFLNIAGLGPIYGAISGALWGPAAFLWIVFGAIFAGAVHDFFSGMLSVRHNGASISEIVGIYLGDTAKQIMRVFSIILLILVGTVFMLGPAKLLASLTPDILTTNVWLAIIFVYYFLATILPIDKLIGRFYPIFGAALIFMAVGISVGLIFKGYTLPELTLANLHPKGLPIWPLLFITIACGAISGFHATQSPMMARCLQNEKQGRKVFYGAMIAEGIIALIWAAGAIAFFHGTDGLAAALAKGGPGAVVHTISTSVLGVFGGVLAMLGVIACPITSGDTAFRSARLTIADSFNLKQGKPLARLQLAVPLFIVAFLLTRINFDIVWRYFAWSNQTLAMIVLWTAAVYLKSIAKNHWIATVPATFMTAVTVTYIFQAPEGFGLPTTVSYPIGLIAAAVALGCFLLIKGKTRRNEKLKPALTK
- a CDS encoding ATP-binding protein, producing MIRKSVVAKLWVAIVILMIIILTLLSMGLFQLVENFYYSQIAKNLINQGQQIADLYKNAPHSLEVSNQIEIVSRIINAHILIVDREGQIQACNTMMQLPPGSVFQDTELAEVFNGQIAIKRGFHHHFDTQMLSVALPITVDNEIKKAILMYTPVAPITATLESLRRLIYFGLLGSIVLASILAFFLSKNLSRPLIKMNEVAMEMAKGNFNHRIPVLSSDEIGVLSATFNFLSAQLRQNISALSYEKEKLENVLTSMTDGVITLDSAGRIILYNPQAKKLLNDCGEIKEAALLTECVHLAEVNVLFNEVIKERTIKKGEISLSDKTLSVRLSPLFQPENEEIIGVVIVLQDVTRERKLEQMRKEFVANVSHELRTPISLIQGYAEAIMDGLADNPEQRKSFLKIIHDEANRLKRLVDDLLELSRLQTGAIKLNKEWVDVEQLCLQLRDKFKSALDQEGLAFQCEVCDDATEIWADRFRIEQVLINLMSNAIRYAKKGSIKISVGKDDEGFVINVSDTGAGILVKDLPYIFERFYRADKSRNRESGGTGLGLSIVKNIVDAHGGTITVESKEGKGTTFRIFLPGLNI
- a CDS encoding response regulator transcription factor; this translates as MAGYKRNILVVDDESGIRELVSLYLTKEHYRVVTAENGQEALKKIEEGEEFHLFIIDVMMPKMDGFALCKEIRRFSDSPVIFLTARGEEYERLLGFELGGDDYVVKPFSPRELVARVKALLKRSNNPLETVEIIKAGDMEINVPGREITLAGEHIILTPKEFDLLVYLAQNKGKVLTREKIMETVWDYEYYGDLRTVDTHIKKLREKLGEKGDQYIKTVWGVGYKFEVN
- a CDS encoding class I SAM-dependent methyltransferase; this translates as MDDKMTTEVREKYDKKAESYDRLLAPMERMMMGKWRKTLCSKAQGLVLEAGVGTGANLPYYPEGVKVVAVDFSPKMLERAKEKLSLSKVPIELLLADIQNLPFPDNTFDTIITACVFCSVPDAIKGFKELRRVAKPGGRLYLLEHVRSENVLLGPVMDWLNPFSVKYSGVNINRRTERNIEMSGMRILKVENLFMDIVKLITAEPNK